The Aliidongia dinghuensis genome contains the following window.
ATGGCGGAAAACGAATTCCTCGGCGGTGCCGTCGATCGCGCGATTTCGCGCGGCCGCGAGGCATTGGCGCTCATGCGCTCGACCAACCGGTCGACCCATCGTGAATGGGCGCTTGCCAATCTCGCCGCCTACCTTGTCGCTCGCGGCGACCTCGGCGAGGCGCGGACGCTCGCCGAGGAAGCGCTCGGCGAGGCCCAGAAGAGCGGCGGGCTGATCGTCCGGCTCTGTCTGCAGCATTGGGCGCTCATCGGTGCGCGCGAAGGACGGTATGAGGCGGCGGCGCGCCTCCTGGGTTTCGTCGATCACGGCTACCGCGAAGCCGGCGAGCGGCGGGAGCCCACGGAAGAGCTGATCCATGACGCGCTGCAGCGGGCGCTCGCGGCTGCGGTGCCACCGACGCGCCTCGACGCCTGGGCCGCCGAGGGCGCGCAATGGAGCGAGCCGCAGGCGGTGGCATTCGCCCGCAACCGGCTCGTGCAGACCGGACGCGCCTGACGATGCCGGCTCGCCGCCACGACGATGCCGCCGCCCCTGAGGGAGACGGCGGCCCCGTTCATGCGTCGGACCGAAGTCCAACCAGCGGTCAGGCTAGAACAGCTGCCGGGAGAGCCGCGTCGCCTCCTCGATGAAATGGATGCCGTTGGGCACGCCATAACCCGTGGCATTGTCCCAACCGGGGCCTGCCCTCAGTGACGAGTCGGTGCCGAAGCCGATCACGTTCCAGCCCTGGAACGGCACTTGGCCGGCGAACACCAGCGCGGCGACGAAGCCGTCGGGCTGGGTGTCCTGCAGGTCCATCAACTGCGCCGGGTCGTAGTTGGTGGTCTGCGTGCCGCGGAAGGTGATCGAGCCAAACGTGTTGCTGTTTTTATGAGCCACGACCGGCCCGATGTCGTTGAACGCCGACGCGGGCAGGACGCCCACGGCGGGCGCCGCCTGACCGAGCGACTGGCCGGCCGCCTGGTTGGCGAGCGCCCAGATGCCCGAGAACAGCGGGGTCGCGAGGCTGGTGCCGCCGATCGGGCCAATCTGCTGCTGGCCGCTCTTCGGGTCGGTAAAGACGACGAGCGCGCCGGTCTGCGGGTCGGCAAGCGCCGAGACGTCGGGCAGCTGCCGGCCGGCGCCGGGCAGGTGCTGCTGATAGGGCGGCTTGGCAAACATGGCGCTCTCGCCGCCACCGCCGCCCTGGATGAAGCCACTAAAGCTCGGCACCGCGTTGGGCTGACGAAGCGTACCGAGGTGGGAGACTGTGATGCCCCAGGCCGCTTCGACCGGGCCCTGGTCGCTCGGCACGCCGATGCTGGTGCCGCCGATGCCCGTGGCGTAGGGCGAGTTGGCCGGCACCGAGGCGGCGCCGAACGGGTGGCCGACGCCATTGTCGCCGCTGTCGCCGGTCGCGACATTGACCGAGATGCCCTCGGCCGCGGCGCGCTTGAACACGTCGTTGAACATCGAGGCGTCGGTGTTCGAATCGGTGGCTTCCGGCCGGCCCCAGCTGTTCGAGATCACGCTGCCGAGCTGGTGGTCGGCCGTGTATTGGACCGCATAGGCCAGTTCCGCATCGTCGTTGGACGGCGCCACCACGAGCACGATGTTGGCGTCCGGCGCCATGGCGTGCGCCCATTCAACGTCGAGCGTCGTCTCGAGGCCCCAGCCGCTATCGGTCGTCGTCGGCTG
Protein-coding sequences here:
- a CDS encoding S53 family peptidase — protein: MKICRLFRPAVVRNGKALAYPLAAALLMGSAASALAAGAPVQNRLMSQAQDAGAVAAATPLTAMVWLKGHNEATLDSYVAQRYDRTSPAYHQWMSPAEVAGFGPTAQDVATAQASLRAVGLKIETVSKDGRAIKVSGTADKMQAAFGTTVHHLQANNQTFYAAVTQPKYQGAHPELIDKVAGLTNLGAQPFVARQIDLATGEPVPMVDLATAGASPLSSFTTDCFGPQFNAKMSGFGWSIVNGTVVAGAVADNFTGPTYLDPTKTTNRPFCGYTAQQVAAHYGMDQAFARGWTGKGETIVIVDAYGSPTIQADADAFSQLMGLKGLDNQNFQIVYPDGQPTTTDSGWGLETTLDVEWAHAMAPDANIVLVVAPSNDDAELAYAVQYTADHQLGSVISNSWGRPEATDSNTDASMFNDVFKRAAAEGISVNVATGDSGDNGVGHPFGAASVPANSPYATGIGGTSIGVPSDQGPVEAAWGITVSHLGTLRQPNAVPSFSGFIQGGGGGESAMFAKPPYQQHLPGAGRQLPDVSALADPQTGALVVFTDPKSGQQQIGPIGGTSLATPLFSGIWALANQAAGQSLGQAAPAVGVLPASAFNDIGPVVAHKNSNTFGSITFRGTQTTNYDPAQLMDLQDTQPDGFVAALVFAGQVPFQGWNVIGFGTDSSLRAGPGWDNATGYGVPNGIHFIEEATRLSRQLF